Proteins encoded within one genomic window of Chitinophaga parva:
- a CDS encoding Crp/Fnr family transcriptional regulator, whose amino-acid sequence MDNTNTYLLDFFSSLQKEGRVFSTQFRKHLQDLASVEDYGCRQQLQRKGTEVKHVWYVLEGALRTRNFYDKKDQDVTSCLWFPGQWAGVFTHLFSSTRSDRVIEAITDSVVIRFPFAELLAIRMQFPEEWMWVAGSMIEMYIRSCDYRHEQMITLSARERYQQLLGEHPEVFQMIKQQEIASYLNISREELSRLRAVRS is encoded by the coding sequence ATGGACAACACAAACACTTATTTACTCGATTTCTTCTCCAGCTTACAAAAAGAAGGACGCGTTTTCTCCACCCAGTTCCGCAAACATCTTCAGGATTTGGCATCCGTAGAGGATTATGGATGCCGGCAGCAGCTCCAGCGCAAAGGCACAGAGGTAAAGCACGTCTGGTATGTTCTGGAAGGTGCGCTGCGTACCCGTAACTTTTACGACAAGAAGGACCAGGATGTAACCTCCTGCCTCTGGTTCCCTGGCCAGTGGGCCGGGGTCTTTACACACCTGTTCAGCTCTACCCGCTCTGATAGAGTGATCGAAGCCATCACCGACTCTGTAGTAATCCGGTTTCCGTTTGCCGAGTTGCTTGCGATACGCATGCAATTTCCAGAGGAGTGGATGTGGGTAGCAGGATCGATGATCGAGATGTATATCCGCAGTTGCGACTATCGCCATGAACAAATGATCACGCTCTCTGCGCGGGAGCGCTACCAGCAGCTGCTGGGGGAGCATCCCGAAGTCTTCCAAATGATAAAGCAGCAGGAGATCGCCAGCTATCTTAATATCTCACGAGAAGAACTCTCACGGCTGCGGGCTGTGCGCAGTTAA
- a CDS encoding lanthionine synthetase LanC family protein, translated as MATSSIFAELRPQDSDLHVEDLRVVLQGQGWQPTEMGPYLQCGDDWEGPGWRLHVAVTRSHFRQVVSQVVPLLASKHVSLRLFKNYELGNVVVNGGFGVQFQGKALSILPSGDQEAAQLAALLIAATESMKGPDVPGAYYLGGRVYTEYVDTIGVSNSYSVENGSRGLLRFFHRLQFELPRGVNWPFGGIVAYHPHKRNFLLLGRYLVVDMLKSDAKGHVLQAFQLGWRTFGRRVIKEGLVGINEDEMGRDAADRIRWQVHIAGRVKGYVRTPDVVSFVMTGRKAYMVSQWVPSRSLLLVIEQILRGRSWPDLEEEERERIKGYLLQVLDILNRLHELGIVHRDATPFNFFIDHKDQAWTLDLEQSYDRLHSAPQPPFAGGTPGYKRELDANCDLPSFTEDVFAFGGLMLFAVTGLFPHHFMGVGDKRKAYLFATENRTLTQLIEGCRYSHSMNAPSTEDLMAAINGLPINQITLPADQDCLLSTEQLTEIVTQALAGLHHPSMFSGQGYWKTVDRQQEKLYSGQWSSEVISPGLYDGVGGILLTIFKALRCGLRWNYNPANLNKNITFLLDQLRENYPGENEGLCHGVAGMRMVVREGLNAGVFNGAEAEILDLLEDSYSGASLEASSDLSLGNGLAGELIVLLIAGGTVRFAQATRIVMRIVELQMADGRWKNVDDSFFAGSTGILWSLMIYIEQGPGFSDVAALQAVRSALNRLIRKADGGWQAPNPWLDSGAGLALTFLKAFQIFSENKYLDAAANIFLKYPDRISSNLLTTSGGLSGLGEVYLHAWQITGNIIWYDRAGWIAQLLGHLFYRPQAGIGWWNTDRPFEPSAGLFTGSSGPLHFLLHYLYPKQMVSLFPGA; from the coding sequence ATGGCTACATCATCCATATTCGCGGAGCTACGTCCCCAGGACTCGGACCTTCACGTTGAAGACTTACGAGTGGTACTACAAGGACAAGGATGGCAGCCAACAGAGATGGGGCCCTATTTACAATGCGGTGATGACTGGGAAGGGCCAGGTTGGCGATTGCATGTGGCCGTGACCAGATCGCATTTCAGACAGGTGGTCAGTCAGGTTGTTCCGCTTCTAGCCAGTAAGCATGTATCCTTGCGTCTATTCAAAAATTATGAGCTGGGTAATGTTGTGGTTAATGGCGGATTCGGTGTACAGTTCCAGGGTAAGGCGTTAAGCATTCTGCCAAGTGGCGATCAGGAAGCTGCCCAGCTTGCGGCTCTCCTTATTGCGGCCACAGAGTCGATGAAAGGACCGGATGTACCGGGTGCCTACTACTTGGGAGGTAGAGTCTATACTGAATATGTCGATACTATAGGTGTTTCAAATTCTTACAGCGTTGAAAATGGCAGCAGGGGCCTATTAAGGTTTTTCCACCGGCTTCAGTTTGAGCTTCCTCGTGGTGTCAATTGGCCTTTCGGTGGAATCGTTGCCTATCATCCTCATAAGCGGAACTTCCTTCTGCTCGGTCGTTACCTGGTAGTTGATATGTTGAAGTCGGATGCTAAGGGTCATGTCTTGCAGGCATTCCAGCTGGGCTGGAGAACGTTTGGGCGCCGGGTGATTAAAGAGGGTTTAGTTGGAATAAATGAAGATGAGATGGGTCGAGATGCAGCAGACAGGATCCGCTGGCAGGTTCATATTGCTGGGAGGGTGAAGGGCTATGTGCGTACACCCGATGTGGTATCGTTTGTAATGACGGGGCGTAAAGCATACATGGTCAGTCAGTGGGTGCCTTCGCGATCACTTCTGTTAGTTATCGAGCAAATATTACGGGGCCGCTCGTGGCCAGACTTGGAGGAAGAAGAACGTGAAAGAATAAAGGGCTACCTATTACAAGTCTTGGACATTTTAAACCGCCTGCATGAGTTGGGAATTGTTCATCGGGATGCCACTCCATTTAACTTTTTTATTGATCATAAGGATCAGGCATGGACACTTGACCTGGAACAAAGCTATGACCGGCTGCACAGTGCTCCCCAGCCGCCGTTTGCTGGTGGCACGCCAGGTTACAAACGTGAGCTAGATGCGAATTGCGATCTTCCATCATTTACCGAAGACGTGTTTGCTTTTGGAGGGCTGATGCTGTTTGCAGTAACCGGGCTTTTTCCTCACCATTTTATGGGAGTAGGCGATAAAAGGAAGGCCTACCTGTTTGCTACCGAAAACAGGACACTGACCCAATTGATAGAAGGATGCCGCTATTCACATTCCATGAATGCTCCATCCACTGAGGATTTGATGGCTGCTATAAATGGGTTGCCAATAAATCAGATCACATTACCTGCTGATCAGGATTGTTTACTCTCCACTGAGCAATTAACAGAGATAGTAACGCAGGCGCTTGCCGGCCTGCATCACCCTTCTATGTTCAGCGGCCAGGGCTATTGGAAGACAGTTGACCGGCAGCAGGAAAAGCTCTATTCTGGTCAGTGGTCTTCCGAGGTTATCAGCCCAGGCCTTTATGATGGTGTGGGTGGAATATTGCTTACCATTTTCAAGGCCCTTCGCTGTGGACTGAGATGGAATTATAATCCCGCAAATTTAAATAAGAACATAACCTTTTTGCTGGATCAACTCCGAGAGAATTATCCAGGGGAGAATGAGGGCCTATGCCACGGGGTCGCAGGGATGCGGATGGTTGTCCGGGAAGGACTCAATGCGGGTGTATTCAATGGGGCTGAAGCGGAAATTCTTGATCTCTTGGAGGATAGCTACTCTGGCGCCAGTCTTGAGGCGTCCTCGGACCTGAGTCTGGGTAATGGGCTGGCGGGAGAGCTCATAGTCTTGCTTATTGCAGGAGGAACAGTGAGGTTTGCACAAGCGACCCGGATCGTTATGCGAATTGTGGAACTACAGATGGCAGACGGCCGATGGAAAAATGTTGATGACAGTTTTTTTGCGGGAAGTACCGGCATTCTATGGTCATTGATGATATACATAGAGCAAGGACCCGGTTTTTCAGATGTGGCCGCCTTGCAAGCTGTTCGAAGTGCATTGAATCGGCTGATCCGTAAAGCAGATGGAGGGTGGCAAGCACCAAATCCTTGGCTGGACAGTGGTGCTGGGTTGGCCCTCACTTTCCTTAAAGCGTTTCAAATCTTTTCTGAAAATAAATACTTAGACGCAGCAGCTAATATTTTCTTAAAATATCCAGATCGCATTTCCAGCAACCTGCTCACGACCAGCGGTGGTCTAAGCGGTTTGGGAGAAGTCTACCTGCATGCCTGGCAGATCACAGGAAACATCATATGGTATGACCGTGCTGGGTGGATCGCACAGCTACTTGGTCACCTATTTTACCGCCCACAAGCAGGGATTGGCTGGTGGAATACCGACCGTCCCTTTGAACCCTCAGCTGGTCTTTTTACCGGCAGCAGTGGGCCGCTTCACTTCCTGCTACATTATCTGTACCCCAAACAAATGGTAAGTCTATTTCCCGGAGCCTAA
- a CDS encoding MauE/DoxX family redox-associated membrane protein, protein MKLSPRIAAKIVTVLSCCFIILFVYAAGSKWKEYDEFLAQVGQSPMLTWWANIVVVLVPALEIAIALLLLIPRTRLAGLYAFFVMMVMFTTYIILITHYSDFVPCSCGGVLTKMSWSTHLKFNIVVSLLGGWAAIIWPPRETRLLRGKSGRIQMQAQRQVSPA, encoded by the coding sequence ATGAAATTGAGCCCTCGTATCGCTGCAAAAATTGTGACCGTCCTTTCCTGCTGCTTTATCATATTGTTTGTTTACGCGGCAGGTAGCAAGTGGAAAGAATATGATGAATTCCTCGCCCAGGTTGGACAATCGCCGATGCTCACTTGGTGGGCAAATATAGTAGTGGTGCTCGTCCCGGCTTTGGAAATTGCCATCGCCTTGCTTCTTCTCATCCCGAGAACGCGGCTTGCAGGACTGTATGCATTTTTTGTAATGATGGTAATGTTTACCACCTATATCATATTGATCACCCATTATTCAGATTTTGTCCCATGTAGCTGTGGAGGCGTTTTAACGAAGATGTCCTGGAGCACTCACCTAAAATTCAACATTGTTGTTTCTCTCCTGGGTGGTTGGGCTGCTATAATATGGCCGCCACGAGAGACTAGGCTGCTGCGTGGTAAGAGCGGCCGAATTCAAATGCAAGCTCAAAGGCAAGTGTCCCCCGCCTAA
- a CDS encoding thioredoxin-like domain-containing protein, which produces MKRSNLKQHFIAAMLVTGLLLSSIVIGKQKQDIELPPARFHGRIVNYQDGDSLRVLLQRNSLTPTVGSYELAGWLNFYTKVKNDGTFEFELPISPEPSRLHIDVVRRGLDGKQKYLQDGAVEYIIESGDDIKMEIEVDEKDREFSISFSGRGAPKYTCTYLTSHKFFQWDPVVGNFITDAELNKAGEGMLSPIVKGAYDKRYFGAMHILDSMKALISPLVYDVIRADAYGQVYSSMLATYDVFFERAFFFEPGESNVSEDIKALLPHFLDTLNLPPLPALTGKTADNFALSTFFKNFLIGQQIYRLRAQGKEKFDCLELENQLLNIPMTSFLRDKVLAMFLLTPTFTLYTSLNQRSMDECWDEGIKQIKTPYIRSYVQANNVVHRGRAAYNFELSDPSDKKVRLSDFKGKVVLMDTWFTGCGGCIRFHKRFEQEIYPSFRKDTNFIVVSICSDKDKNSWIKSMQSDKYTNAAYVNLYTNGLGDDAPVLLHYKANMAPFILIIGKDGKIHSRIYDNSSSDIIRDIKDALSKS; this is translated from the coding sequence ATGAAACGATCAAATTTAAAACAGCACTTTATTGCTGCCATGCTTGTCACCGGACTTCTGCTATCATCCATTGTTATCGGAAAACAAAAACAAGATATCGAACTGCCGCCCGCCAGGTTTCATGGGCGAATTGTGAACTATCAAGACGGGGACAGCCTCCGCGTTTTGCTTCAAAGGAATTCCCTAACTCCCACTGTAGGTAGTTACGAGCTGGCCGGTTGGTTGAACTTTTATACTAAAGTAAAAAATGATGGCACCTTTGAGTTTGAACTACCGATTTCCCCAGAGCCAAGTAGATTGCATATAGACGTTGTTAGGAGGGGGCTCGATGGAAAGCAAAAATATCTGCAAGATGGAGCTGTTGAGTATATTATTGAATCGGGAGATGATATCAAAATGGAGATTGAAGTTGACGAAAAAGACAGGGAATTTTCTATTTCCTTCTCCGGAAGGGGAGCACCCAAATACACATGTACTTATTTAACATCCCATAAATTTTTTCAATGGGATCCAGTGGTGGGTAATTTTATTACAGACGCAGAACTGAACAAAGCAGGAGAAGGCATGTTGTCCCCCATAGTTAAAGGGGCATATGATAAGCGATACTTTGGTGCGATGCATATTTTGGATTCTATGAAAGCTCTGATTTCTCCGTTGGTTTACGATGTAATAAGAGCTGATGCGTATGGGCAGGTCTATAGCTCAATGCTTGCAACATATGATGTTTTCTTTGAACGCGCATTCTTTTTTGAACCAGGAGAAAGTAACGTCAGCGAGGATATTAAAGCTCTCCTCCCACATTTCCTTGATACATTAAACCTCCCTCCTTTACCAGCATTAACCGGCAAAACAGCTGACAACTTTGCTCTATCTACATTCTTTAAAAATTTTCTGATTGGACAGCAAATTTATCGTTTACGTGCGCAAGGCAAAGAAAAATTTGACTGTTTAGAATTGGAAAATCAATTACTAAATATACCTATGACATCATTTCTAAGAGACAAGGTTTTGGCTATGTTTTTATTGACCCCTACTTTCACCCTCTATACGTCATTAAATCAAAGGTCCATGGATGAGTGTTGGGACGAAGGCATTAAGCAGATTAAAACACCTTACATTAGAAGCTATGTACAAGCAAACAATGTTGTACACCGAGGTCGTGCAGCTTATAATTTTGAACTAAGTGATCCATCCGACAAAAAGGTGCGCCTTTCAGACTTTAAGGGAAAGGTAGTCCTTATGGATACTTGGTTTACGGGTTGCGGAGGTTGTATTCGTTTCCACAAACGCTTTGAACAAGAAATCTACCCGTCATTTAGGAAAGATACAAATTTTATAGTAGTAAGCATTTGTAGCGATAAGGATAAAAACAGTTGGATAAAAAGTATGCAATCAGACAAATACACCAATGCAGCCTACGTGAATCTTTACACAAATGGCTTGGGTGATGATGCCCCAGTACTCCTCCACTACAAAGCTAATATGGCTCCATTCATTCTAATCATTGGTAAAGATGGTAAAATTCATAGCCGCATTTATGACAATTCGAGCTCCGATATCATCAGAGACATAAAAGATGCACTTTCCAAAAGTTAA
- a CDS encoding RagB/SusD family nutrient uptake outer membrane protein: MKKQVVNNIIMALLLPAMLLSCKKFLQVGAPKTGLVDASVFASKSTAMAAVTGLYADMQGNYSFASGGPESIGHVCGLSSDELVNYSQSLDYAGLYQNTVTPLNGTPAGSTWNNPYYYIYQCNDIIAGVTTSSTIADEDKKEVIGQAEFIRAFCYFYLTNLYGDIPLNLTTDYSSNRNSSKASSDKVYEQIIVDLQEAADNLPAPGPTDTRILPNSDVATAMLARVYLYLAKYPEAIAAADKIIANTARYQLLPDLSTVFLKESREAIWQLQPVIPGQNTNEGVDFILTAAPTNAVLSDRLLDAFEPADTRKTFWVGNITVDGTTYYFPYKYKVLSSSDLTEYSMVIRLAELYLIRAEAKAMTANLAGAMADLNMIRHRAGLGNTTSSTQASLLLAIEHERQVELFTEWGHRWLDLKRTGRATAVLSPLKPSWKPTAVLFPIPQSEINANPHITQNQGY, translated from the coding sequence ATGAAAAAACAAGTTGTAAATAATATCATCATGGCTCTTCTACTCCCGGCAATGCTACTTTCTTGCAAAAAATTCCTGCAAGTGGGCGCTCCGAAAACGGGACTGGTTGACGCCAGCGTGTTTGCCAGTAAATCAACGGCTATGGCCGCAGTAACCGGTTTATATGCGGACATGCAAGGAAATTATAGCTTTGCCAGCGGCGGACCTGAAAGTATTGGGCATGTATGTGGGCTGTCCTCAGATGAACTCGTAAATTACTCTCAAAGCCTTGATTACGCGGGCCTGTACCAAAACACCGTTACTCCATTAAATGGGACTCCGGCAGGTAGTACCTGGAATAATCCATATTATTATATCTACCAATGTAATGACATCATTGCCGGAGTTACGACATCTTCCACTATTGCAGACGAGGACAAAAAGGAAGTGATCGGCCAGGCCGAGTTCATCCGGGCATTTTGCTATTTCTACCTGACAAATTTATATGGTGACATCCCGTTAAATCTTACAACCGATTACTCAAGCAACAGGAATTCTTCCAAGGCTTCGTCAGATAAAGTGTATGAACAAATTATTGTGGACCTGCAAGAAGCAGCCGATAATCTTCCAGCTCCTGGGCCTACGGACACACGGATCCTGCCCAACAGCGATGTAGCCACGGCCATGCTTGCACGGGTCTACTTGTATTTAGCAAAATATCCAGAAGCCATTGCAGCAGCCGATAAAATAATTGCCAATACGGCAAGATATCAACTTCTACCCGACCTCTCTACCGTTTTCCTAAAGGAAAGCAGAGAGGCAATATGGCAACTCCAACCGGTCATTCCTGGGCAAAATACTAATGAAGGAGTCGACTTTATCCTAACCGCCGCTCCCACTAACGCAGTGCTATCCGACCGTCTTTTGGATGCCTTTGAACCTGCCGACACCCGCAAAACATTTTGGGTTGGAAATATCACAGTAGACGGCACCACCTATTATTTTCCGTACAAATACAAAGTACTTTCCTCCTCCGATCTGACCGAGTACTCAATGGTGATACGCCTGGCAGAACTGTATCTGATCAGAGCAGAAGCAAAGGCCATGACCGCAAATCTTGCTGGAGCTATGGCGGACCTGAATATGATACGCCATAGGGCGGGCCTCGGCAATACTACCTCCTCTACCCAGGCGTCCCTACTTCTGGCCATTGAACACGAAAGACAAGTTGAACTCTTTACGGAATGGGGACACCGATGGCTTGATCTTAAACGAACGGGGAGAGCTACAGCTGTGCTCTCACCATTAAAGCCGTCCTGGAAACCAACTGCTGTTCTTTTTCCGATTCCACAAAGTGAGATCAATGCCAACCCTCATATTACTCAAAATCAAGGATATTAA